A single Orcinus orca chromosome 2, mOrcOrc1.1, whole genome shotgun sequence DNA region contains:
- the ARF6 gene encoding ADP-ribosylation factor 6, whose product MGKVLSKIFGNKEMRILMLGLDAAGKTTILYKLKLGQSVTTIPTVGFNVETVTYKNVKFNVWDVGGQDKIRPLWRHYYTGTQGLIFVVDCADRDRIDEARQELHRIINDREMRDAIILIFANKQDLPDAMKPHEIQEKLGLTRIRDRNWYVQPSCATSGDGLYEGLTWLTSNYKS is encoded by the coding sequence ATGGGGAAGGTGCTATCTAAGATCTTCGGAAACAAGGAAATGCGGATCCTCATGTTGGGCCTGGACGCAGCCGGCAAGACAACCATCCTGTACAAGTTGAAGCTGGGCCAGTCGGTGACCACCATCCCTACCGTGGGTTTCAACGTGGAGACCGTGACTTACAAAAACGTCAAGTTCAACGTGTGGGATGTGGGCGGCCAGGACAAGATCCGGCCGCTCTGGCGGCATTACTACACCGGGACCCAGGGTCTGATCTTCGTAGTGGACTGCGCCGACCGCGACCGCATCGACGAGGCCCGCCAGGAGCTGCACCGCATTATCAATGACCGGGAGATGAGGGACGCCATAATCCTCATCTTCGCCAACAAGCAGGACCTGCCCGATGCCATGAAACCCCACGAGATCCAGGAGAAACTGGGCCTGACCCGGATTCGGGACAGGAACTGGTATGTGCAGCCCTCCTGTGCCACCTCGGGGGACGGACTCTATGAGGGGCTCACATGGTTAACCTCTAACTACAAATCCTAA